From Equus przewalskii isolate Varuska chromosome 7, EquPr2, whole genome shotgun sequence, one genomic window encodes:
- the DDX55 gene encoding ATP-dependent RNA helicase DDX55 isoform X1, whose translation MEHVTEGSWESLPVPLHPGVLGVLRELGFPYMTPVQSATIPLFLKNKDVAAEAVTGSGKTLAFVIPILEILLRREEKLKKSQVGAIIITPTRELAIQIDEVLSHFTKPFPQFSQILWIGGRKPGEDVARFKEQGGNIIVATPGRLEDMFRRKAEGLALASCVRALDVLVLDEADRLLDMGFEASINTILEFLPKQRRTGLFSATQTQEVENLVRAGLRNPVRISVKEKGLAASSTQKTPSRLENYYMVCKADEKFNQLVHFLRNHKQEKHLVFFSTCACVEYYGKALEALVKSVKIMCIHGKMKYKRNKIFMEFRKLPSGILVCTDVMARGIDIPEVNWVLQYDPPSNASAFVHRCGRTARIGHGGSALVFLLPMEESYINFLAINQKCPLQEMKLQKNTMDLLPKLQSMALADRAVFEKGMKAFVSYVQAYAKHECNLIFRLKDLDFARLARGFALLRMPKMPELRGKQFPDFVPVDVNTDTIPFKDKIREKQRQKLLEQQRKEKTANEGRRKFIKNKAWSKQKAKKEKKKKMNEKRKREEGSDIEDEDMEELLNDTRLLKKFKKGKITEEEFEKGLLTSGKRRAKTADLGISDSEDC comes from the exons aTGGAGCACGTGACGGAGGGGTCCTGGGAGTCGCTGCCGGTGCCGCTGCACCCGGGGGTGCTGGGTGTGCTGCGGGAGCTGGGTTTCCCGTACATGACGCCGGTGCAG TCTGCAACCATCCCTCTGTTCCTGAAAAACAAAGACGTTGCTGCAGAAGCG GTCACAGGTAGTGGCAAAACCCTTGCTTTTGTCATCCCCATCCTGGAGATTCttctgagaagggaagagaagttaaaaaagagTCAG GTTGGAGCCATCATCATCACGCCCACGCGAGAGCTGGCTATTCAGATAGATGAGGTCCTGTCGCATTTCACGAAGCCCTTCCCGCAGTTCAG CCAGATTCTCTGGATTGGAGGCAGGAAACCTGGAGAAGATGTTGCGAGGTTTAAGGAACAGGG TGGGAACATCATCGTGGCGACTCCAGGCCGCTTGGAGGACATGTTCCGCAGGAAGGCCGAGGGCCTGGCTCTGGCCAGCTGTGTGCGGGCCCTTGACGTCCTGGTTTTGGATGAAGCAGACAGACTTCTGGACATGGGGTTTGAGGCAAG CATAAACACCATCCTGGAGTTTTTGCCAAAGCAGAGGAGAACCGGCCTTTTCTCTGCCACTCAGACGCAGGAAGTGGAGAACCTGGTGAGAGCCGGCCTCCGGAACCCTGTCCGCATCTCCGTGAAGGAGAAGGGCCTGGCCGCCAGCAGCACCCAGAAGACCCCCTCCCGCCTGGAGAACTACTACATG gtATGTAAAGCAGATGAGAAATTTAATCAGCTGGTACATTTTCTTCGCAATCATAAGCAGGAAAAACACCTGGTCTTCTTCAG CACCTGCGCCTGTGTGGAGTACTACGGCAAGGCTCTGGAGGCCCTGGTGAAGAGCGTGAAGATAATGTGCATCCACGGAAAGATGAAATACAAGCGCAATAAGATCTTCATGGAGTTCCGAAAACTGCCGAG tgGGATTTTAGTGTGTACCGATGTCATGGCCCGAGGAATAGACATTCCCGAAGTAAACTGGGTTTTGCAGTACGACCCTCCCAGCAATGCCAG TGCTTTCGTGCATCGCTGTGGCCGCACAGCCCGCATTGGCCATGGCGGCAGTGCGCTCGTGTTCCTTCTTCCCATGGAAGAGTCATACATCAATTTCCTTGCAATCAACCAGAAA tgccccctgcaggagATGAAACTccagaaaaacacaatggaccttCTTCCAAAGCTCCAGTCCATGGCCCTGGCCGACAGAGCTGTGTTTGAAAAGGGCATGAAAGCTTTCGTGTCATACGTCCAGGCTTATGCGAAGCATGAATGCAACCTCATCTTCAGATTAAAGG ATCTTGATTTTGCTCGTCTTGCTCGAGGGTTTGCTCTGCTGAGGATGCCCAAGATGCCAGAACTGAGAGGAAAGCAGTTTCCAGATTTTGTGCCTGTGGACGTTAACACAGACACCATTCCCTTTAAAGACAAaatcagagaaaagcagaggcagaAACTACTGGagcaacaaagaaaagagaagacagcaaatgaagggagaagaaaattcataaaaaataaagcttggtCAAAGCAGAAggccaaaaaggaaaagaagaaaaaaatgaatgaaaaaaggaaaagagaagag GGCTCGGATATTGAAGACGAGGACATGGAGGAACTTCTGAATGACACAAGGCtcttgaaaaagtttaaaaagggcaaaattactgaagaagaatttgagaaggggTTGTTGACAAGTGGCAAAAGAAGAGCTAAGACTGCAGATTTGGGGATCTCAGATTCTGAGGACTGCTGA
- the DDX55 gene encoding ATP-dependent RNA helicase DDX55 isoform X4 — MEHVTEGSWESLPVPLHPGVLGVLRELGFPYMTPVQSATIPLFLKNKDVAAEAVTGSGKTLAFVIPILEILLRREEKLKKSQVGAIIITPTRELAIQIDEVLSHFTKPFPQFSQILWIGGRKPGEDVARFKEQGGNIIVATPGRLEDMFRRKAEGLALASCVRALDVLVLDEADRLLDMGFEASINTILEFLPKQRRTGLFSATQTQEVENLVRAGLRNPVRISVKEKGLAASSTQKTPSRLENYYMVCKADEKFNQLVHFLRNHKQEKHLVFFSTCACVEYYGKALEALVKSVKIMCIHGKMKYKRNKIFMEFRKLPSGILVCTDVMARGIDIPEVNWVLQYDPPSNASAFVHRCGRTARIGHGGSALVFLLPMEESYINFLAINQKLQSMALADRAVFEKGMKAFVSYVQAYAKHECNLIFRLKGFALLRMPKMPELRGKQFPDFVPVDVNTDTIPFKDKIREKQRQKLLEQQRKEKTANEGRRKFIKNKAWSKQKAKKEKKKKMNEKRKREEGSDIEDEDMEELLNDTRLLKKFKKGKITEEEFEKGLLTSGKRRAKTADLGISDSEDC, encoded by the exons aTGGAGCACGTGACGGAGGGGTCCTGGGAGTCGCTGCCGGTGCCGCTGCACCCGGGGGTGCTGGGTGTGCTGCGGGAGCTGGGTTTCCCGTACATGACGCCGGTGCAG TCTGCAACCATCCCTCTGTTCCTGAAAAACAAAGACGTTGCTGCAGAAGCG GTCACAGGTAGTGGCAAAACCCTTGCTTTTGTCATCCCCATCCTGGAGATTCttctgagaagggaagagaagttaaaaaagagTCAG GTTGGAGCCATCATCATCACGCCCACGCGAGAGCTGGCTATTCAGATAGATGAGGTCCTGTCGCATTTCACGAAGCCCTTCCCGCAGTTCAG CCAGATTCTCTGGATTGGAGGCAGGAAACCTGGAGAAGATGTTGCGAGGTTTAAGGAACAGGG TGGGAACATCATCGTGGCGACTCCAGGCCGCTTGGAGGACATGTTCCGCAGGAAGGCCGAGGGCCTGGCTCTGGCCAGCTGTGTGCGGGCCCTTGACGTCCTGGTTTTGGATGAAGCAGACAGACTTCTGGACATGGGGTTTGAGGCAAG CATAAACACCATCCTGGAGTTTTTGCCAAAGCAGAGGAGAACCGGCCTTTTCTCTGCCACTCAGACGCAGGAAGTGGAGAACCTGGTGAGAGCCGGCCTCCGGAACCCTGTCCGCATCTCCGTGAAGGAGAAGGGCCTGGCCGCCAGCAGCACCCAGAAGACCCCCTCCCGCCTGGAGAACTACTACATG gtATGTAAAGCAGATGAGAAATTTAATCAGCTGGTACATTTTCTTCGCAATCATAAGCAGGAAAAACACCTGGTCTTCTTCAG CACCTGCGCCTGTGTGGAGTACTACGGCAAGGCTCTGGAGGCCCTGGTGAAGAGCGTGAAGATAATGTGCATCCACGGAAAGATGAAATACAAGCGCAATAAGATCTTCATGGAGTTCCGAAAACTGCCGAG tgGGATTTTAGTGTGTACCGATGTCATGGCCCGAGGAATAGACATTCCCGAAGTAAACTGGGTTTTGCAGTACGACCCTCCCAGCAATGCCAG TGCTTTCGTGCATCGCTGTGGCCGCACAGCCCGCATTGGCCATGGCGGCAGTGCGCTCGTGTTCCTTCTTCCCATGGAAGAGTCATACATCAATTTCCTTGCAATCAACCAGAAA CTCCAGTCCATGGCCCTGGCCGACAGAGCTGTGTTTGAAAAGGGCATGAAAGCTTTCGTGTCATACGTCCAGGCTTATGCGAAGCATGAATGCAACCTCATCTTCAGATTAAAGG GGTTTGCTCTGCTGAGGATGCCCAAGATGCCAGAACTGAGAGGAAAGCAGTTTCCAGATTTTGTGCCTGTGGACGTTAACACAGACACCATTCCCTTTAAAGACAAaatcagagaaaagcagaggcagaAACTACTGGagcaacaaagaaaagagaagacagcaaatgaagggagaagaaaattcataaaaaataaagcttggtCAAAGCAGAAggccaaaaaggaaaagaagaaaaaaatgaatgaaaaaaggaaaagagaagag GGCTCGGATATTGAAGACGAGGACATGGAGGAACTTCTGAATGACACAAGGCtcttgaaaaagtttaaaaagggcaaaattactgaagaagaatttgagaaggggTTGTTGACAAGTGGCAAAAGAAGAGCTAAGACTGCAGATTTGGGGATCTCAGATTCTGAGGACTGCTGA
- the DDX55 gene encoding ATP-dependent RNA helicase DDX55 isoform X2, whose protein sequence is MEHVTEGSWESLPVPLHPGVLGVLRELGFPYMTPVQSATIPLFLKNKDVAAEAVTGSGKTLAFVIPILEILLRREEKLKKSQVGAIIITPTRELAIQIDEVLSHFTKPFPQFSQILWIGGRKPGEDVARFKEQGGNIIVATPGRLEDMFRRKAEGLALASCVRALDVLVLDEADRLLDMGFEASINTILEFLPKQRRTGLFSATQTQEVENLVRAGLRNPVRISVKEKGLAASSTQKTPSRLENYYMVCKADEKFNQLVHFLRNHKQEKHLVFFSTCACVEYYGKALEALVKSVKIMCIHGKMKYKRNKIFMEFRKLPSGILVCTDVMARGIDIPEVNWVLQYDPPSNASAFVHRCGRTARIGHGGSALVFLLPMEESYINFLAINQKCPLQEMKLQKNTMDLLPKLQSMALADRAVFEKGMKAFVSYVQAYAKHECNLIFRLKGFALLRMPKMPELRGKQFPDFVPVDVNTDTIPFKDKIREKQRQKLLEQQRKEKTANEGRRKFIKNKAWSKQKAKKEKKKKMNEKRKREEGSDIEDEDMEELLNDTRLLKKFKKGKITEEEFEKGLLTSGKRRAKTADLGISDSEDC, encoded by the exons aTGGAGCACGTGACGGAGGGGTCCTGGGAGTCGCTGCCGGTGCCGCTGCACCCGGGGGTGCTGGGTGTGCTGCGGGAGCTGGGTTTCCCGTACATGACGCCGGTGCAG TCTGCAACCATCCCTCTGTTCCTGAAAAACAAAGACGTTGCTGCAGAAGCG GTCACAGGTAGTGGCAAAACCCTTGCTTTTGTCATCCCCATCCTGGAGATTCttctgagaagggaagagaagttaaaaaagagTCAG GTTGGAGCCATCATCATCACGCCCACGCGAGAGCTGGCTATTCAGATAGATGAGGTCCTGTCGCATTTCACGAAGCCCTTCCCGCAGTTCAG CCAGATTCTCTGGATTGGAGGCAGGAAACCTGGAGAAGATGTTGCGAGGTTTAAGGAACAGGG TGGGAACATCATCGTGGCGACTCCAGGCCGCTTGGAGGACATGTTCCGCAGGAAGGCCGAGGGCCTGGCTCTGGCCAGCTGTGTGCGGGCCCTTGACGTCCTGGTTTTGGATGAAGCAGACAGACTTCTGGACATGGGGTTTGAGGCAAG CATAAACACCATCCTGGAGTTTTTGCCAAAGCAGAGGAGAACCGGCCTTTTCTCTGCCACTCAGACGCAGGAAGTGGAGAACCTGGTGAGAGCCGGCCTCCGGAACCCTGTCCGCATCTCCGTGAAGGAGAAGGGCCTGGCCGCCAGCAGCACCCAGAAGACCCCCTCCCGCCTGGAGAACTACTACATG gtATGTAAAGCAGATGAGAAATTTAATCAGCTGGTACATTTTCTTCGCAATCATAAGCAGGAAAAACACCTGGTCTTCTTCAG CACCTGCGCCTGTGTGGAGTACTACGGCAAGGCTCTGGAGGCCCTGGTGAAGAGCGTGAAGATAATGTGCATCCACGGAAAGATGAAATACAAGCGCAATAAGATCTTCATGGAGTTCCGAAAACTGCCGAG tgGGATTTTAGTGTGTACCGATGTCATGGCCCGAGGAATAGACATTCCCGAAGTAAACTGGGTTTTGCAGTACGACCCTCCCAGCAATGCCAG TGCTTTCGTGCATCGCTGTGGCCGCACAGCCCGCATTGGCCATGGCGGCAGTGCGCTCGTGTTCCTTCTTCCCATGGAAGAGTCATACATCAATTTCCTTGCAATCAACCAGAAA tgccccctgcaggagATGAAACTccagaaaaacacaatggaccttCTTCCAAAGCTCCAGTCCATGGCCCTGGCCGACAGAGCTGTGTTTGAAAAGGGCATGAAAGCTTTCGTGTCATACGTCCAGGCTTATGCGAAGCATGAATGCAACCTCATCTTCAGATTAAAGG GGTTTGCTCTGCTGAGGATGCCCAAGATGCCAGAACTGAGAGGAAAGCAGTTTCCAGATTTTGTGCCTGTGGACGTTAACACAGACACCATTCCCTTTAAAGACAAaatcagagaaaagcagaggcagaAACTACTGGagcaacaaagaaaagagaagacagcaaatgaagggagaagaaaattcataaaaaataaagcttggtCAAAGCAGAAggccaaaaaggaaaagaagaaaaaaatgaatgaaaaaaggaaaagagaagag GGCTCGGATATTGAAGACGAGGACATGGAGGAACTTCTGAATGACACAAGGCtcttgaaaaagtttaaaaagggcaaaattactgaagaagaatttgagaaggggTTGTTGACAAGTGGCAAAAGAAGAGCTAAGACTGCAGATTTGGGGATCTCAGATTCTGAGGACTGCTGA
- the DDX55 gene encoding ATP-dependent RNA helicase DDX55 isoform X3: MEHVTEGSWESLPVPLHPGVLGVLRELGFPYMTPVQSATIPLFLKNKDVAAEAVTGSGKTLAFVIPILEILLRREEKLKKSQVGAIIITPTRELAIQIDEVLSHFTKPFPQFSQILWIGGRKPGEDVARFKEQGGNIIVATPGRLEDMFRRKAEGLALASCVRALDVLVLDEADRLLDMGFEASINTILEFLPKQRRTGLFSATQTQEVENLVRAGLRNPVRISVKEKGLAASSTQKTPSRLENYYMVCKADEKFNQLVHFLRNHKQEKHLVFFSTCACVEYYGKALEALVKSVKIMCIHGKMKYKRNKIFMEFRKLPSGILVCTDVMARGIDIPEVNWVLQYDPPSNASAFVHRCGRTARIGHGGSALVFLLPMEESYINFLAINQKLQSMALADRAVFEKGMKAFVSYVQAYAKHECNLIFRLKDLDFARLARGFALLRMPKMPELRGKQFPDFVPVDVNTDTIPFKDKIREKQRQKLLEQQRKEKTANEGRRKFIKNKAWSKQKAKKEKKKKMNEKRKREEGSDIEDEDMEELLNDTRLLKKFKKGKITEEEFEKGLLTSGKRRAKTADLGISDSEDC, from the exons aTGGAGCACGTGACGGAGGGGTCCTGGGAGTCGCTGCCGGTGCCGCTGCACCCGGGGGTGCTGGGTGTGCTGCGGGAGCTGGGTTTCCCGTACATGACGCCGGTGCAG TCTGCAACCATCCCTCTGTTCCTGAAAAACAAAGACGTTGCTGCAGAAGCG GTCACAGGTAGTGGCAAAACCCTTGCTTTTGTCATCCCCATCCTGGAGATTCttctgagaagggaagagaagttaaaaaagagTCAG GTTGGAGCCATCATCATCACGCCCACGCGAGAGCTGGCTATTCAGATAGATGAGGTCCTGTCGCATTTCACGAAGCCCTTCCCGCAGTTCAG CCAGATTCTCTGGATTGGAGGCAGGAAACCTGGAGAAGATGTTGCGAGGTTTAAGGAACAGGG TGGGAACATCATCGTGGCGACTCCAGGCCGCTTGGAGGACATGTTCCGCAGGAAGGCCGAGGGCCTGGCTCTGGCCAGCTGTGTGCGGGCCCTTGACGTCCTGGTTTTGGATGAAGCAGACAGACTTCTGGACATGGGGTTTGAGGCAAG CATAAACACCATCCTGGAGTTTTTGCCAAAGCAGAGGAGAACCGGCCTTTTCTCTGCCACTCAGACGCAGGAAGTGGAGAACCTGGTGAGAGCCGGCCTCCGGAACCCTGTCCGCATCTCCGTGAAGGAGAAGGGCCTGGCCGCCAGCAGCACCCAGAAGACCCCCTCCCGCCTGGAGAACTACTACATG gtATGTAAAGCAGATGAGAAATTTAATCAGCTGGTACATTTTCTTCGCAATCATAAGCAGGAAAAACACCTGGTCTTCTTCAG CACCTGCGCCTGTGTGGAGTACTACGGCAAGGCTCTGGAGGCCCTGGTGAAGAGCGTGAAGATAATGTGCATCCACGGAAAGATGAAATACAAGCGCAATAAGATCTTCATGGAGTTCCGAAAACTGCCGAG tgGGATTTTAGTGTGTACCGATGTCATGGCCCGAGGAATAGACATTCCCGAAGTAAACTGGGTTTTGCAGTACGACCCTCCCAGCAATGCCAG TGCTTTCGTGCATCGCTGTGGCCGCACAGCCCGCATTGGCCATGGCGGCAGTGCGCTCGTGTTCCTTCTTCCCATGGAAGAGTCATACATCAATTTCCTTGCAATCAACCAGAAA CTCCAGTCCATGGCCCTGGCCGACAGAGCTGTGTTTGAAAAGGGCATGAAAGCTTTCGTGTCATACGTCCAGGCTTATGCGAAGCATGAATGCAACCTCATCTTCAGATTAAAGG ATCTTGATTTTGCTCGTCTTGCTCGAGGGTTTGCTCTGCTGAGGATGCCCAAGATGCCAGAACTGAGAGGAAAGCAGTTTCCAGATTTTGTGCCTGTGGACGTTAACACAGACACCATTCCCTTTAAAGACAAaatcagagaaaagcagaggcagaAACTACTGGagcaacaaagaaaagagaagacagcaaatgaagggagaagaaaattcataaaaaataaagcttggtCAAAGCAGAAggccaaaaaggaaaagaagaaaaaaatgaatgaaaaaaggaaaagagaagag GGCTCGGATATTGAAGACGAGGACATGGAGGAACTTCTGAATGACACAAGGCtcttgaaaaagtttaaaaagggcaaaattactgaagaagaatttgagaaggggTTGTTGACAAGTGGCAAAAGAAGAGCTAAGACTGCAGATTTGGGGATCTCAGATTCTGAGGACTGCTGA